Proteins found in one Nostoc sp. NIES-3756 genomic segment:
- a CDS encoding nuclear transport factor 2 family protein — translation MPVIRVTILEGFASLQQKGEIVQHLSDGLASVLGEIVRPYTYALVDEVQSGAWGVQGGVLMTEEMMRSGIATSERQRSLRLTEDRVRQAYNVLGSGDRQRIEEYWAEDMAWLVPGNNQISGWKRGLNEFLSFMDKVAYLTDNSFQMSWERVLITGEYSADIRHNTGHRAGNENKRLDIDVVHVLRWQEGRVVEGRGAIFGDGTAQFDEFWS, via the coding sequence ATGCCTGTTATTCGCGTCACCATTTTAGAAGGTTTTGCCAGCTTACAGCAAAAAGGAGAAATAGTTCAACACTTAAGCGACGGTTTAGCCTCAGTCTTAGGTGAAATTGTTCGTCCCTATACTTATGCCCTAGTTGATGAGGTGCAGTCAGGGGCTTGGGGGGTTCAAGGTGGAGTATTAATGACTGAAGAGATGATGAGATCCGGTATAGCCACTTCTGAAAGACAGCGATCGCTCCGTCTGACTGAAGACCGTGTGAGACAAGCATACAATGTGCTGGGCAGTGGTGACAGACAGCGAATTGAAGAGTATTGGGCTGAGGATATGGCATGGTTAGTACCAGGCAACAATCAAATATCTGGCTGGAAAAGAGGCTTGAATGAGTTTCTCTCTTTTATGGACAAGGTAGCTTATCTCACCGACAACAGTTTTCAAATGTCTTGGGAGAGAGTCTTGATTACCGGAGAATATTCCGCAGATATCAGGCATAATACTGGGCATCGAGCCGGAAACGAAAACAAACGCCTCGACATTGATGTTGTTCATGTCCTGCGCTGGCAAGAGGGTAGAGTGGTTGAAGGCAGAGGCGCTATTTTTGGCGATGGCACAGCGCAGTTTGACGAGTTTTGGAGCTAA
- a CDS encoding nuclear transport factor 2 family protein, producing the protein MTQVATQTTSHPNVQIVERMYECFNRGDMNTIRNEIFAPDLVWRLPGHHPLSGTKNGADEVIAFFAELNRGGIQVDLINIDAWGEDTVVEVHRGHGQRNGAVLDALNCTHYHIRNSKIADVQVYISDQHTVDQFFWAAYALKPIPDRLAS; encoded by the coding sequence ATGACACAGGTTGCAACACAAACAACAAGCCATCCAAATGTACAAATTGTCGAAAGAATGTACGAATGCTTTAATCGCGGTGATATGAATACTATCCGCAACGAGATATTTGCACCCGATCTCGTCTGGCGTTTGCCTGGCCACCATCCGCTTTCAGGAACTAAAAATGGTGCAGATGAGGTAATAGCCTTTTTTGCCGAACTCAATCGAGGCGGTATCCAAGTAGATTTGATTAATATAGACGCTTGGGGTGAGGACACAGTAGTAGAAGTTCACCGGGGTCATGGACAAAGAAATGGAGCAGTTCTAGATGCTTTAAACTGCACCCACTACCACATCCGCAACAGCAAAATCGCAGATGTTCAAGTTTATATAAGCGACCAACATACAGTCGATCAATTCTTCTGGGCAGCATACGCTCTCAAACCCATACCAGATCGTTTAGCCAGTTAA
- a CDS encoding thiamine pyrophosphate-binding protein gives MTNKTGRFAILEQFLADGIHYMFGNPGTSEEGFLDAIREYPDLKYILTLQESVAVMAADGYARATKKPALVQIHSTPGLGNAIGALYQAYRGHSPLVVIGGDAGIRYQAMDAQMAGDLVAFAEPVTKWSTMVMEPSSLLRVLRRAIKMAATPPMGPVYVCLPIDILDAPVVEEVRPTSIPSTRVLPDEQLLNTAATILASANKPMIFVGDGVAYSAAQNELTRVAELLGAEVWEADAGELNMSYAHPLYQGMTGHMFGDRSRPITTRGDVNLICGTYLLPEVFPELGNIFAPGAKVIHIDLNAYEIAKNHPVDLAMVSDPKLTLTHIATILEAVMTPEQKEAAKKRTLEIAQAKETAHNHQLAGDRQIQDVVPLHFSRFTAELVNHLPKDAIIFDEALTSSPELTRYLTPTTPEHYFLTRGGSLGVGIPGAIGAKLANPDKTVIGFTGDGAAMYTIQALWSAARHHVDAKFVICNNRSYRLLQINIQAYWQERRIQQHEYPLSFDLSKPEINFVELARSMGVEAVRVEKTQEIVPAIQKALTHKGPFLIDVVVEADVHPELIGVKCGQ, from the coding sequence ATGACTAACAAAACAGGCCGCTTTGCGATTCTGGAACAATTTTTGGCAGATGGCATCCATTATATGTTCGGTAATCCTGGCACATCAGAAGAAGGATTTTTGGATGCTATTCGAGAATATCCAGACCTCAAGTATATCTTGACATTGCAAGAATCCGTTGCGGTGATGGCAGCCGATGGTTACGCTAGAGCAACTAAAAAGCCTGCTTTAGTGCAAATTCATAGTACACCAGGTTTAGGAAACGCAATCGGCGCACTTTATCAGGCGTATCGGGGTCACTCACCGCTTGTAGTGATTGGTGGTGATGCAGGTATTAGATACCAAGCAATGGATGCTCAGATGGCAGGCGACTTAGTGGCTTTTGCTGAACCCGTTACTAAGTGGTCAACAATGGTCATGGAACCATCTTCATTGCTGCGGGTTTTACGTCGAGCAATCAAAATGGCTGCTACTCCTCCAATGGGGCCTGTCTATGTTTGTCTACCAATAGATATTTTAGATGCTCCCGTAGTTGAAGAAGTCAGACCCACTTCCATCCCATCCACCAGAGTTCTGCCAGATGAACAATTGCTTAACACAGCAGCAACTATATTAGCATCCGCTAATAAACCAATGATTTTTGTGGGAGATGGAGTGGCTTATTCTGCCGCACAAAATGAGTTGACCCGTGTTGCTGAACTCTTAGGTGCAGAGGTTTGGGAAGCGGATGCTGGGGAGTTAAATATGAGCTATGCCCATCCTTTGTATCAGGGGATGACTGGACATATGTTTGGCGATCGCAGCCGACCCATCACCACTAGAGGAGATGTCAACTTAATTTGTGGCACTTACCTTTTACCAGAAGTTTTTCCAGAACTTGGTAATATTTTTGCTCCAGGTGCAAAGGTCATTCACATTGATTTGAATGCCTATGAAATCGCCAAAAATCATCCAGTAGATTTGGCTATGGTCAGTGATCCAAAATTAACCCTTACTCACATAGCAACTATATTGGAAGCAGTGATGACACCAGAGCAAAAAGAAGCTGCCAAAAAGCGAACCTTGGAAATTGCTCAAGCGAAAGAAACAGCCCATAACCATCAGTTAGCAGGCGATCGACAAATTCAAGATGTAGTACCATTACACTTTTCTCGTTTCACCGCAGAACTAGTAAATCACTTACCAAAGGATGCCATCATCTTTGATGAAGCTCTAACCAGTTCTCCCGAACTAACACGTTATTTAACCCCAACTACACCAGAGCATTATTTTCTGACTCGTGGTGGTTCTCTAGGTGTGGGAATACCAGGAGCAATTGGAGCAAAACTGGCTAACCCCGACAAGACAGTGATTGGATTTACTGGTGATGGTGCGGCAATGTACACCATTCAAGCCCTTTGGTCAGCTGCTCGTCATCATGTGGATGCCAAATTTGTCATTTGTAATAATCGCTCTTATAGATTGTTACAAATCAATATCCAAGCTTACTGGCAAGAACGGCGTATACAACAGCATGAATATCCTCTCAGTTTTGATTTGTCTAAACCAGAGATTAATTTTGTGGAATTGGCTCGTTCGATGGGCGTTGAGGCTGTGCGTGTAGAAAAAACTCAAGAGATTGTTCCTGCTATCCAAAAGGCACTAACTCATAAAGGCCCCTTTCTGATTGATGTGGTAGTTGAGGCAGATGTTCACCCAGAATTGATTGGTGTTAAGTGTGGTCAATAA
- a CDS encoding type 1 glutamine amidotransferase domain-containing protein — protein sequence MTKILIVLSEWGYWGEELVGPLETFDAAKYQVDFATPNGKRPVALGASMDSTFVDPPLGRPVVAQEMADKVRQLDDPHNPRLNNPKNLGKWLPERPYWSSQKFLREMEEYYRKLNEVQQRDLQTYDAILIVGGSGPMVDLANNQRVHDLILSFYQMGKPVAAECYGVACLAFARDIGDRQSIIWGKHVTGHCLEYDYKDGTGFNGTNIDPCLNNINFGTPFYPLEYILRDATGPDGQYHGNVGRPTSVIVDYPFITGRSTPDSYLTGQKLVEVLETGLKRYGW from the coding sequence ATGACAAAGATTTTGATTGTGCTATCAGAGTGGGGTTATTGGGGAGAAGAATTAGTAGGCCCCCTAGAAACCTTTGATGCGGCTAAATATCAAGTTGACTTTGCCACCCCAAATGGCAAAAGACCTGTAGCATTGGGAGCAAGCATGGACTCAACTTTCGTCGATCCCCCCTTGGGTAGACCAGTAGTTGCCCAAGAAATGGCCGATAAGGTTAGACAATTGGATGATCCCCACAATCCAAGATTAAACAACCCAAAAAATCTTGGAAAGTGGCTACCAGAAAGACCTTACTGGAGTTCTCAAAAATTCTTGCGGGAAATGGAGGAATATTACAGAAAGCTCAACGAAGTGCAACAAAGAGATTTGCAGACATACGATGCCATCTTGATTGTCGGTGGTAGCGGCCCGATGGTTGATTTAGCTAACAACCAGAGAGTACACGATCTGATTTTGAGCTTTTATCAAATGGGTAAGCCAGTAGCCGCAGAATGTTATGGTGTTGCTTGTTTGGCATTTGCGCGTGATATTGGCGATCGCCAAAGCATTATTTGGGGTAAGCACGTTACAGGTCATTGCTTAGAATATGACTACAAAGATGGTACGGGATTTAACGGTACTAACATCGACCCATGTCTGAACAATATTAACTTTGGCACGCCATTCTATCCTCTAGAATACATCCTCCGTGATGCTACAGGGCCAGACGGACAATACCACGGCAATGTGGGTAGACCAACATCAGTGATTGTTGATTATCCGTTTATCACCGGACGCTCTACGCCAGACTCTTATCTAACTGGTCAAAAGTTGGTGGAAGTCCTCGAAACAGGACTCAAACGCTATGGCTGGTAA
- a CDS encoding DJ-1/PfpI family protein, which translates to MATRMLEGKKVAILVETEFIPEEIAAYRQRFGELGASVDFMSRLWGNESVRFVSDIDEVGKSLQYLDVNVDLKNVDVSEYAAVIMAANYTSVRLRYFEPPPGQQIRKEMTRTAPAVEFFAQAMANHKIIKGLLCHGLWLLTPMPELLRGRRVICHEVVLADITNAGAVYVPPPVNSQPNDPGNIVVDKDLVTGRAGHDVYAFIDAIAHQIVSQGQELAGIA; encoded by the coding sequence ATGGCAACTCGAATGCTAGAAGGAAAGAAAGTCGCCATTCTTGTAGAAACAGAGTTCATTCCTGAAGAAATAGCAGCATATCGACAACGCTTTGGTGAACTTGGGGCATCTGTAGATTTCATGTCTCGTTTGTGGGGAAATGAAAGTGTACGATTTGTTAGTGATATCGATGAAGTTGGTAAATCTCTGCAATATCTTGATGTCAACGTTGACTTAAAGAACGTAGATGTTAGTGAATATGCGGCTGTAATTATGGCTGCTAACTACACCAGTGTTCGTCTGCGCTACTTTGAACCACCACCAGGACAGCAAATTAGAAAAGAAATGACACGTACTGCACCAGCAGTTGAGTTTTTCGCTCAAGCAATGGCAAATCACAAAATTATCAAAGGTTTACTCTGTCATGGATTGTGGTTACTGACCCCAATGCCTGAATTACTCCGAGGACGAAGGGTAATCTGCCATGAAGTGGTACTTGCAGATATTACTAATGCTGGTGCTGTTTATGTACCACCACCTGTAAATTCTCAACCAAATGACCCAGGAAATATTGTGGTTGATAAAGATTTAGTAACAGGACGAGCCGGACATGATGTGTATGCCTTTATTGATGCGATCGCTCATCAAATAGTATCTCAAGGTCAAGAATTAGCAGGAATTGCTTAG
- a CDS encoding AGE family epimerase/isomerase, producing the protein MKQFTVNTTIMGKVTDVSQEQGRFNIKCRSGDEFQVAVGKETRFQFLQNLDGINRDRVPTPENFHQSLPADLVRKYIQPNDLVVLQGVYQENNGSCQYDARIINLINSYRGQEELVFEQTHWWLTQISRLADSWLGYLFPNKQTYEIDDFALYQTNLNIIGLPVDDNIQECATLSRLIYGLSSAYLLTGGERYLSAARAGVQYQRETFRSLTSDGKHCFWAFGKRKTKYSYQLYIRSLNEDDRDTIPLYEQIYALAGLAQYYRITLDWEVLDDIKRTVHTFNDFFSDPQSDYGKNAYGDYFSHLDYVTLNWDNPALGDNQAKKNWNSIGDHIPAYLINVILALDPLPLTDHGHEEIEQFLAICKKILKTASTIIVDRFPDPDPTVPYVNERFFRDWKPDHNWRWQQNRAVVGHNLKIAWNLTRVANYYYSVAAQSAADKASEAEESQRLADKLMKLADNLGMKMAEIGVDLFRGGIFDTLERNPENGTPLEFPWFNTKDFWQQEQALLAYLILHGCSNENHDQKQEYLRLAQETAAFWNLFFLDQDNKGIFFRVSESGDAITLGQYGQKGGHSISGYHAFELNYLAHVYISTYVTKEPFCLYFKPNPDCRQRSLNVLPDFFRPNSLEVTRVSIDGSDRTSIDPDNFRLELGEKEFQLGSAAEIIVQFTPKK; encoded by the coding sequence ATGAAGCAATTTACTGTTAACACAACCATAATGGGCAAAGTTACTGATGTTTCACAAGAGCAAGGCAGATTTAATATTAAATGCCGTAGTGGAGATGAGTTTCAAGTTGCAGTAGGCAAGGAAACAAGATTTCAATTTTTACAAAATTTAGATGGTATAAATCGCGATCGCGTCCCTACTCCTGAAAATTTTCATCAGTCTTTACCAGCAGATTTGGTGAGAAAATACATCCAGCCTAATGACTTAGTAGTTCTACAAGGGGTGTATCAAGAAAATAATGGTAGCTGCCAATATGATGCCCGCATTATTAATTTAATAAATTCATATAGAGGTCAAGAAGAACTAGTTTTTGAGCAGACACACTGGTGGCTAACCCAAATTTCTCGCCTAGCAGATAGTTGGTTAGGCTATTTATTTCCTAATAAACAAACTTACGAAATCGATGATTTTGCCCTTTACCAAACTAACTTGAACATCATTGGTTTACCAGTAGATGACAACATTCAAGAATGTGCAACTCTTTCGAGGCTGATTTATGGACTTTCCTCTGCTTACTTGCTAACTGGAGGCGAACGTTATCTTTCAGCTGCTCGTGCTGGAGTTCAATACCAAAGAGAAACTTTTCGTAGTTTAACATCTGATGGCAAACATTGTTTTTGGGCTTTTGGTAAGCGTAAAACTAAGTACAGTTATCAGTTGTATATACGCTCTCTCAACGAGGATGATAGAGATACTATCCCACTTTACGAACAAATTTACGCCTTAGCTGGATTAGCTCAGTATTATCGAATCACTTTAGATTGGGAAGTACTTGATGATATCAAGCGCACTGTTCATACCTTTAATGATTTCTTTTCTGATCCACAATCAGATTACGGCAAAAATGCTTACGGTGATTATTTTTCCCACCTTGATTATGTAACTTTAAATTGGGATAATCCTGCTCTTGGTGATAACCAAGCCAAAAAAAATTGGAACTCGATTGGGGATCATATCCCCGCTTATTTAATTAACGTGATATTGGCATTAGATCCCTTGCCACTAACTGATCATGGTCACGAAGAAATCGAGCAATTTTTAGCAATCTGCAAAAAGATACTCAAAACAGCCTCCACAATCATTGTCGATAGATTTCCCGATCCAGATCCCACAGTTCCGTATGTGAATGAGCGATTTTTCCGAGATTGGAAACCGGATCATAATTGGCGATGGCAACAAAATCGGGCTGTTGTCGGACACAATTTAAAGATAGCCTGGAACCTGACTCGTGTTGCCAACTATTATTATTCCGTAGCTGCTCAATCTGCGGCTGATAAGGCATCAGAAGCCGAAGAATCACAACGCCTAGCCGATAAGTTAATGAAGCTAGCAGACAATTTAGGCATGAAAATGGCAGAGATTGGCGTAGATTTATTTAGGGGTGGTATCTTTGATACTTTAGAACGTAATCCTGAAAATGGAACGCCACTAGAATTTCCTTGGTTTAATACTAAAGACTTCTGGCAACAAGAACAAGCCCTATTAGCCTATTTAATTCTTCATGGTTGCAGTAATGAAAATCATGACCAAAAACAAGAGTATTTACGGTTAGCACAAGAAACCGCCGCATTTTGGAATCTCTTCTTTCTTGACCAAGACAATAAAGGTATTTTCTTTCGAGTTAGCGAAAGTGGCGATGCAATTACTTTGGGTCAGTACGGACAGAAAGGAGGACATTCAATTTCTGGCTACCATGCTTTTGAATTGAATTATTTGGCTCATGTCTATATCAGTACTTATGTGACAAAAGAACCCTTCTGTTTGTATTTCAAACCTAATCCTGATTGTCGGCAGCGATCGCTCAATGTTTTACCTGACTTCTTTAGACCCAATTCTCTAGAAGTGACCAGAGTCAGTATTGATGGTAGCGATCGCACATCAATAGACCCTGATAATTTCCGCCTTGAACTGGGAGAAAAAGAATTTCAACTTGGTTCAGCCGCAGAAATCATTGTGCAATTTACACCTAAGAAATAG